From a region of the Pseudoclavibacter endophyticus genome:
- a CDS encoding response regulator has translation MNDDAVRVVAEARTGREAVAPAGKHRPDVVLMDLRMPDDSGIEATHAIRADATLAATRILVLTAFGDLRASGRPPRLAQLGRHGTCPRIAGGEPHLVEVADHDGV, from the coding sequence CTGAACGACGATGCAGTGCGGGTCGTCGCGGAGGCTCGCACGGGCCGCGAAGCGGTCGCGCCAGCCGGGAAACATCGTCCCGACGTCGTGCTCATGGACCTCCGGATGCCGGACGACAGCGGTATCGAGGCGACCCACGCGATCAGAGCGGATGCAACGCTCGCCGCCACGCGCATCCTGGTGCTGACGGCCTTCGGCGATCTCCGCGCATCGGGCCGACCTCCGCGGCTAGCGCAGCTGGGCCGACATGGGACATGCCCACGGATCGCGGGCGGAGAGCCCCACCTCGTTGAGGTAGCGGATCACGATGGCGTATGA
- a CDS encoding cold-shock protein gives MATGTVKWFNSEKGYGFIAPDDGSDDVFAHFSAIDGSGHRNLEENQRVEFDTERGQKGLQAANIRAI, from the coding sequence ATGGCCACTGGCACCGTCAAATGGTTCAACTCCGAAAAAGGCTACGGCTTCATCGCACCCGATGACGGCTCTGACGACGTGTTCGCGCACTTCAGCGCGATCGACGGCTCGGGGCACCGCAATCTCGAAGAGAACCAGCGCGTCGAGTTCGACACCGAGCGCGGACAGAAGGGCCTGCAGGCCGCGAACATTCGCGCGATCTAA
- a CDS encoding helix-turn-helix transcriptional regulator: MSDTTARALELLNLLQTHRHWPGPELAERLRVTERTVRRDVERLRELGYRIESSPGSAGGYRLEAGAAVPPLLLTDEEAIAMAIGLRIAASGRLVSGAETTLTALAKLERVLPSPLRRRVNALADAVLPAGIQAGAAVSSEVIGELALACRDHERVRFAYTAASGAATRRRVDPHALVPADRHWYLLAWDLDRADWRTFRVDRLERVEHTRVLFEPRPISPEEIEARVLAARGYLRTPAAAEIVIDLPLDRVREAFGPWAQGAVAEGEQRTRWRAGGHDWRDVMYACSWVPEGVTYRVEFGAGGPDEMREALERMLAAVS; this comes from the coding sequence ATGTCCGATACGACGGCCCGTGCGCTCGAATTGCTGAACCTGCTGCAGACCCACCGACACTGGCCGGGTCCGGAGCTCGCGGAGCGGCTCAGGGTGACCGAGCGAACTGTGCGTCGCGATGTCGAGCGGCTGCGTGAGCTCGGGTATCGCATCGAGTCGTCACCCGGCTCGGCCGGTGGCTACCGCCTCGAAGCGGGCGCGGCCGTGCCGCCACTGCTCCTCACCGATGAGGAGGCCATCGCGATGGCGATCGGGCTGCGCATCGCCGCATCCGGTCGGCTCGTCAGTGGTGCCGAGACGACGCTCACCGCACTCGCGAAGCTCGAGCGAGTCCTCCCCTCGCCCCTGCGACGCCGCGTGAACGCGCTGGCCGACGCGGTCCTGCCCGCCGGCATCCAGGCCGGCGCAGCGGTCTCGAGTGAGGTGATCGGCGAACTCGCGCTCGCGTGTCGTGATCATGAGCGTGTCCGTTTCGCCTACACGGCGGCGTCCGGAGCGGCGACGCGGCGCCGGGTCGATCCCCACGCGCTCGTGCCCGCCGATCGACACTGGTATCTCCTGGCGTGGGATCTCGATCGCGCCGACTGGCGCACCTTCCGCGTTGACCGGCTCGAGCGCGTGGAGCACACGCGCGTGCTGTTCGAGCCGCGCCCCATCAGCCCCGAGGAGATCGAGGCGCGCGTGCTCGCCGCGCGCGGCTACTTGCGTACTCCCGCGGCGGCCGAGATCGTGATCGATCTGCCGCTCGACCGGGTGCGCGAGGCGTTCGGGCCGTGGGCGCAGGGGGCGGTCGCTGAGGGTGAGCAGCGCACGCGGTGGCGGGCCGGCGGGCACGACTGGCGCGACGTCATGTACGCGTGCTCCTGGGTGCCGGAGGGGGTCACCTACAGGGTCGAGTTCGGCGCGGGCGGCCCGGATGAGATGCGTGAGGCGCTCGAGCGGATGCTCGCCGCCGTTTCGTGA
- a CDS encoding siderophore-interacting protein: MTAPLPRTDRAPRPGRQARPQVVLDVISNERISDHLVRLTLGGDGFADYVDKAATDKYVKILFADPALGLTPPYDLNALRETLAPKQLPVRRTYTVRSVDAEAGTLQIEFVVHGDEGVAGPWAATAKPGDRLCFNGPGGMFEPDPDADWYFFAGDESAIPAIAATLEAMAPDAVGLAIVEVAGPGDELALRAPDGIEVRWMHRGGPFTPDRTQLAEAVAAVAADESPDWREGDVQVFAHGEREVMKRLRRTLGDERGIDRKRLSLSAYWAYGREEEAFQAEKQAPVGQIFPD, from the coding sequence ATGACCGCCCCTCTCCCCCGGACCGACCGGGCACCGCGTCCGGGTCGCCAGGCGCGGCCTCAGGTCGTCCTCGACGTCATCTCCAACGAGCGGATCAGCGATCACCTCGTGCGCCTCACACTCGGTGGCGACGGCTTCGCCGACTACGTCGACAAGGCCGCGACCGACAAGTACGTAAAGATCCTGTTCGCCGACCCGGCACTCGGCCTCACGCCGCCGTACGACCTCAACGCGCTGCGCGAGACCCTCGCGCCCAAGCAGCTTCCCGTCCGCCGCACCTACACCGTGCGGTCCGTCGACGCCGAGGCCGGCACGCTGCAGATCGAGTTCGTGGTGCACGGAGACGAGGGCGTTGCCGGCCCGTGGGCCGCGACGGCGAAACCCGGCGACCGCCTCTGCTTCAACGGACCAGGCGGCATGTTCGAGCCCGATCCGGACGCCGACTGGTACTTCTTCGCGGGAGACGAGTCGGCGATCCCGGCGATCGCGGCGACACTCGAAGCCATGGCGCCGGATGCCGTCGGCCTCGCGATCGTCGAGGTCGCCGGTCCCGGCGACGAGCTTGCACTGCGCGCCCCGGACGGCATCGAGGTGCGCTGGATGCACCGCGGCGGCCCCTTCACGCCCGACAGGACGCAGCTCGCCGAGGCGGTCGCAGCCGTGGCCGCCGACGAGTCCCCCGACTGGCGTGAGGGCGATGTGCAGGTTTTCGCCCACGGCGAGCGGGAGGTCATGAAGCGCCTGCGACGCACCCTCGGCGACGAGCGCGGCATCGATCGCAAACGGCTCTCGCTCTCGGCGTATTGGGCGTACGGCCGCGAAGAGGAGGCCTTCCAGGCCGAGAAACAAGCTCCGGTCGGCCAGATCTTCCCCGACTAG
- a CDS encoding CE1758 family FMN-dependent luciferase-like monooxygenase — protein sequence MQFGLMSVSDVTRNPVTGETPSEAERIDAVIQIAKKTEEVGLDVFAIGEHHNPPFFSSSPTTLLAAIAASTSRLIVTTSTTLITTNDPVRIAEEYAMLQHVSKGRMDLMLGRGNTAPVYPWFGQDIRQGLPLAIENYDLLHRLWREDVVDWEGRFRSPLQGFTSTPRPLDDVPPFVWHGSIRTPEIAEQAAYYGNGFFANHIFWPTQHSLRLIEFYRQRFEHHGHGTAKQAIVGLGGQTHIARNSQDAYREFRPYFDEAPVYGHGPSLEQFSSQTPLAVGSVQEVIDKILTYHDAFGDYQRQLFLQDHAGLPLGIVLDQLELLGGEVVPVVRKELESRRDPESAPAPTHERLVRAKYGDTTPRQPRPQANRGDNVTGGSPYLDTDEVRAAREAESAGAARTGAEGADPEAGAASAGD from the coding sequence ATGCAGTTCGGCCTCATGTCCGTGAGCGACGTCACCCGCAACCCCGTCACCGGCGAGACGCCGAGCGAGGCGGAGCGCATCGACGCCGTCATCCAGATCGCCAAGAAGACGGAAGAGGTCGGCCTCGACGTCTTCGCGATCGGCGAGCACCACAACCCGCCGTTCTTCTCGTCATCACCCACGACCCTGCTTGCGGCGATCGCCGCGAGCACGTCGCGGCTCATTGTGACGACCTCGACGACCCTCATCACGACCAACGACCCGGTACGCATCGCGGAGGAGTACGCGATGCTGCAGCACGTGTCGAAGGGGCGCATGGACCTCATGCTCGGCCGCGGCAACACGGCGCCCGTCTACCCCTGGTTCGGGCAGGACATCCGCCAGGGTCTGCCGCTCGCGATCGAGAATTACGACCTGCTGCACCGGCTCTGGCGTGAGGACGTCGTCGACTGGGAGGGGAGGTTCCGCTCGCCACTGCAGGGATTCACCTCGACGCCGCGCCCGCTCGACGACGTGCCGCCGTTCGTGTGGCACGGGTCGATCCGCACGCCCGAGATCGCCGAGCAGGCCGCCTACTACGGCAACGGGTTCTTCGCCAACCACATCTTCTGGCCCACGCAGCACTCCCTGCGCCTGATCGAGTTCTACCGGCAGCGGTTCGAGCACCACGGTCACGGCACCGCGAAACAGGCGATCGTCGGGCTCGGCGGGCAGACCCACATCGCGCGCAACTCGCAGGACGCCTACCGGGAGTTCCGCCCCTACTTCGACGAGGCCCCCGTGTACGGCCACGGGCCGTCGCTCGAGCAGTTCAGCAGCCAGACGCCCCTCGCCGTCGGCAGCGTGCAAGAGGTGATCGACAAGATCCTGACCTACCACGATGCGTTCGGCGACTACCAGCGCCAGCTGTTCCTGCAAGACCACGCGGGCCTGCCCCTCGGCATCGTGCTCGATCAGCTCGAACTGCTCGGCGGCGAGGTGGTGCCGGTCGTGCGCAAGGAGCTCGAGTCGCGGCGCGACCCCGAGTCGGCGCCCGCGCCGACGCACGAGCGCCTCGTGCGCGCCAAGTACGGCGACACGACTCCCCGCCAGCCGCGGCCGCAGGCCAACCGCGGCGACAACGTGACGGGCGGCTCGCCCTACCTCGACACCGACGAGGTGCGGGCGGCGCGCGAGGCGGAGTCGGCGGGAGCTGCGCGGACGGGCGCTGAGGGCGCCGACCCGGAGGCGGGCGCTGCGAGCGCCGGGGACTGA
- a CDS encoding acyl-CoA dehydrogenase family protein, producing the protein MARPTTEDVVRIAENLIPVLRERAVLVDRERRIPDETYRELIDAGLWRILKPTRYGGYEMSEADHAKVAVTLAEGCASTAWVWSILSSDNMAICSFPEQAQEDIWGQNPDATLAGNTTLNLKAAAEKVDGGYRVTGKWGFCSGSDFSEWLIFHAPLGPEREGYMFLVPREEVTTIDDWHPTGLRGTGSRSQAIDRVFVPEHRAQRTSETVDKLAERRTLHPTFDAMYAPYPSYGRFTFSSVGVGAVYGAAKYFLDTASTATRVASAVGGQVRLIDQDYVATEITDIMAQLETAKLVIERRSEEASERARQHRESSEQDLARENRDNAFVARVALRSAQRLSSLVGSKSGFPDHPVSRALRDAELVSHHVTLNWRQAGVRYLASRAAV; encoded by the coding sequence GTGGCCCGGCCGACGACCGAGGACGTCGTCCGGATCGCCGAAAACCTGATCCCTGTCCTGCGCGAGCGCGCCGTTCTCGTGGATCGCGAGCGTCGCATCCCCGATGAGACGTACCGCGAGCTCATCGACGCCGGCCTCTGGCGCATCCTCAAGCCGACGAGGTACGGCGGCTACGAGATGAGCGAGGCCGATCACGCCAAGGTGGCCGTCACGCTCGCCGAAGGCTGTGCATCGACGGCGTGGGTGTGGTCGATCCTGAGCTCCGACAACATGGCCATCTGCTCGTTCCCCGAGCAGGCGCAGGAAGACATCTGGGGTCAGAACCCCGATGCCACGCTCGCGGGCAACACAACGCTGAACCTCAAGGCCGCGGCGGAGAAGGTGGACGGCGGCTATCGCGTGACGGGGAAGTGGGGTTTCTGCAGCGGCTCAGACTTTTCCGAGTGGCTGATCTTCCACGCGCCCCTCGGCCCCGAACGGGAGGGGTACATGTTCCTCGTACCCCGCGAAGAGGTCACCACGATCGATGACTGGCATCCGACCGGGCTGCGGGGAACCGGTAGTCGGAGCCAGGCGATCGACCGTGTCTTCGTGCCAGAGCACCGGGCGCAGCGGACGAGTGAGACGGTCGACAAGCTGGCCGAGCGCCGTACCCTGCACCCGACGTTCGACGCGATGTACGCGCCGTACCCGTCGTACGGACGCTTCACGTTCTCGTCGGTCGGCGTCGGCGCCGTCTATGGCGCCGCGAAGTACTTCCTCGACACCGCTTCGACGGCCACTCGCGTTGCGAGCGCCGTCGGTGGGCAGGTGCGGCTCATCGACCAGGACTACGTCGCGACCGAGATCACCGACATCATGGCGCAGCTCGAGACGGCCAAGCTCGTGATCGAGCGTCGCAGTGAGGAGGCATCTGAGCGGGCGAGGCAGCATCGCGAGTCGAGCGAACAAGACCTCGCGCGCGAGAACCGCGACAATGCGTTCGTGGCCCGAGTCGCCCTGCGCAGCGCGCAGCGGCTCTCGTCACTCGTCGGGTCGAAGTCGGGGTTTCCCGACCACCCCGTCTCGCGCGCACTGCGCGATGCGGAACTCGTGTCGCACCACGTCACGCTCAATTGGCGCCAGGCAGGCGTGCGCTATCTCGCATCGCGAGCGGCCGTGTAG
- a CDS encoding LysR substrate-binding domain-containing protein, translating into MQSNPDADAPAMERGRQRDGVEFSLRQLSHFVAVAEEGAINAAAERLFMSPSAVAASITELERILGTDLCIRRRAQGVLLTPSGRLVLTRARALLGEAAELRYFVEGGVEAIVGPLEIGCYLTLAPTLLPGLLHEYEALHPGVTVNFVESAQDSLTASLRDGEVDVAILYDLGGLDEFERITLFRSRGYAFFAEDHPFASRDTVKLADLAREPLVLFDRPPSVDYVMAAFGAHGLVPTFRHRTSSYETTRALVARGTTYGILVQRPHNKRSYEGLPVVEKEVDPPMPVVPVVLAWSREHRLSPRAAAFVDLALSQHGQASHPPAPQGGTYVDPSRAV; encoded by the coding sequence GTGCAATCGAACCCGGACGCCGACGCCCCGGCGATGGAGCGAGGGCGACAGCGAGACGGCGTCGAGTTCTCGCTCCGCCAGCTCTCCCACTTCGTCGCGGTCGCGGAGGAGGGGGCGATCAACGCTGCGGCGGAGCGATTGTTCATGTCACCATCCGCGGTTGCCGCGTCGATCACGGAGCTCGAGCGCATCCTCGGCACCGATCTCTGCATCCGCCGACGTGCACAAGGCGTGCTGCTGACCCCGTCGGGCAGGCTGGTGCTCACCCGTGCCCGGGCCCTGCTCGGCGAGGCCGCTGAGCTGCGCTACTTCGTCGAGGGGGGAGTCGAGGCGATCGTCGGCCCGCTCGAGATCGGCTGCTATCTCACCCTCGCCCCGACGCTGCTTCCCGGACTCCTGCACGAGTACGAGGCCCTGCATCCGGGCGTGACCGTCAACTTCGTCGAAAGCGCTCAAGACTCGCTCACGGCCTCGCTGCGCGACGGAGAAGTCGATGTCGCCATCCTCTATGACCTCGGCGGGCTCGATGAGTTCGAGCGGATCACGCTCTTCCGCTCTCGCGGCTACGCGTTCTTCGCGGAGGACCATCCGTTCGCGTCACGCGATACGGTCAAGCTCGCCGATCTGGCACGCGAGCCCCTCGTGCTGTTCGACCGCCCGCCGAGCGTCGACTACGTCATGGCGGCGTTCGGCGCCCACGGGCTCGTGCCGACGTTCCGGCACCGCACGAGCTCGTACGAGACGACGCGTGCGCTCGTCGCACGCGGCACCACCTACGGCATCCTCGTCCAGCGCCCGCACAACAAGCGCAGCTACGAGGGACTGCCCGTGGTGGAGAAGGAGGTCGATCCCCCGATGCCGGTGGTCCCCGTCGTGCTCGCGTGGTCTCGGGAGCACCGGCTCTCGCCCCGCGCCGCGGCGTTCGTCGACCTCGCCCTGAGTCAGCACGGGCAGGCGTCGCACCCGCCAGCGCCGCAAGGAGGCACCTACGTCGACCCCTCCCGCGCGGTGTGA
- a CDS encoding LLM class flavin-dependent oxidoreductase has translation MPLSSLRLEGDHLDLDFGVFDWLDAQPGVTLRDTYDARLRLVREAERLGFARYHLAEHHATPLGLAPSPAVFLAAAARETSTIRLAATTFITPLYDPLRLVEEIAMLDQLSGGRLEIGVGRGSSPIEAGMFGLDAEAAKARFLRDWPAMLDALRSGRFVRPREGTGVADGGSTAASPPVDLFVRPLQTPHPPLWYPTSNAESIPRLVTEGYHVLFGFGFSSPPLEVMREHATVFLRESAEVDASVAAAGPRRFGMVRHVYVGRDDAEAVETAREALAVHYDSFTHLWRAAGSERFTGPLDDLEDLVDRHLLFVGSAPTVAEQVTHAVRESGVNYVAGAFAWGSLSEQQSARSMQRFAREVMPIVHAGLEHPKVD, from the coding sequence GTGCCACTAAGCTCACTGCGTCTCGAAGGCGATCACCTCGATCTCGATTTCGGCGTGTTCGATTGGCTCGACGCCCAGCCCGGGGTGACGCTCCGTGACACGTACGACGCCCGGCTGCGCCTGGTGCGGGAGGCCGAACGGCTCGGATTCGCCCGCTATCACCTCGCCGAGCATCACGCGACGCCCCTCGGCCTGGCGCCATCACCCGCCGTGTTCCTCGCGGCCGCGGCGCGCGAGACGTCGACGATACGCCTCGCCGCAACGACGTTCATCACGCCGTTGTACGACCCGCTGCGGCTCGTCGAAGAGATCGCCATGCTCGACCAGCTGTCGGGCGGACGGCTCGAGATCGGCGTCGGGCGCGGGTCGTCGCCGATCGAGGCCGGCATGTTCGGGCTCGACGCCGAAGCGGCGAAAGCACGCTTTCTCCGCGATTGGCCAGCGATGCTCGACGCGCTCCGCAGCGGCAGGTTCGTGCGCCCTCGCGAGGGGACGGGCGTCGCGGACGGCGGTTCCACCGCCGCGTCGCCGCCGGTCGACCTGTTCGTCCGCCCGCTGCAGACGCCGCATCCGCCCCTCTGGTACCCGACCTCGAACGCGGAGTCGATTCCGCGCCTCGTGACCGAGGGTTATCACGTGCTGTTCGGCTTCGGCTTCTCGTCGCCGCCGCTCGAGGTGATGCGCGAGCACGCGACCGTGTTCCTCCGCGAGAGTGCCGAGGTGGATGCCTCGGTCGCCGCCGCGGGTCCGCGGCGGTTCGGCATGGTCCGCCACGTGTATGTGGGCAGGGACGACGCCGAGGCCGTCGAGACCGCGAGGGAGGCCCTCGCCGTGCATTACGACAGCTTCACGCACCTGTGGCGGGCCGCGGGGAGCGAGCGGTTCACCGGGCCCCTGGACGACCTGGAGGATCTCGTCGATCGCCATCTGCTCTTCGTCGGCTCGGCACCGACCGTCGCCGAGCAGGTCACGCACGCTGTGCGGGAGTCGGGCGTGAACTACGTCGCCGGTGCCTTCGCATGGGGCAGCCTGAGCGAGCAGCAGTCGGCACGCTCGATGCAGCGGTTCGCCCGCGAGGTCATGCCGATCGTGCATGCCGGCCTCGAGCATCCCAAGGTCGATTGA
- a CDS encoding MFS transporter — MSHEPPVVTRSMQRRVAFTSTLGTTIEWYDYFIYAAAAALVFAPQFFPSEDPVTGLLASFATFAVGFIARPIGGLVMGHFGDRVGRKSMLVLSVLLMGVGTVGIGLLPNYEAIGVLAPILLVFLRLVQGFGVGGEWGGAVLMTVEHAPRAKRTFYGSLVQMGVPLGIILSNLAFILVLNVIEPDAFAAWGWRLPFLVSALLVVVGLVIRLRVTESPTFAKLRDTQAVKRFPLLEMLARHWKPLILASFASIAAPALGYLVLVYMITYGTTQLELPQLTMLWLVVGGAAWWTIVIGLSAQLADKIGRKPVFAGGALLVIVTAFPFFWLVDTGSPGLILVAFLLATTAVGGMAGPQAALVASLFPSSVRYSGASTAYQVGSILGGAIAPLVATALLEWSGTSMSIATYMAVIGLVSFVAILFVRNGAMRSFDDDEVAVPAMTDARA; from the coding sequence ATGTCACACGAACCCCCCGTGGTCACGAGATCGATGCAGCGCAGGGTCGCCTTCACCAGCACCCTCGGCACGACGATCGAGTGGTACGACTACTTCATTTACGCCGCCGCGGCAGCGCTCGTCTTCGCGCCGCAGTTCTTCCCGTCGGAGGACCCCGTTACGGGCCTGCTCGCCTCGTTCGCGACCTTCGCCGTCGGGTTCATCGCCCGGCCGATCGGCGGTCTCGTCATGGGGCACTTCGGTGACCGGGTCGGCCGCAAGTCGATGCTCGTCCTGTCGGTGCTCCTGATGGGCGTCGGCACCGTCGGCATCGGCCTGCTACCGAACTATGAGGCCATCGGCGTGCTCGCGCCGATTCTGCTCGTCTTTCTCCGCCTCGTGCAGGGCTTCGGCGTCGGCGGGGAGTGGGGCGGGGCGGTGCTGATGACCGTCGAGCACGCGCCACGAGCCAAGCGCACCTTCTACGGGTCGCTCGTGCAGATGGGGGTGCCGCTCGGCATCATCCTGTCGAACCTGGCCTTCATCCTGGTGCTCAACGTCATCGAGCCGGACGCCTTCGCCGCGTGGGGCTGGCGACTGCCGTTCCTCGTGAGCGCGCTGCTCGTCGTCGTCGGGCTCGTGATCCGGCTCAGGGTGACGGAGAGCCCGACGTTCGCCAAGCTGCGGGACACGCAGGCGGTCAAGCGCTTCCCGTTGCTGGAGATGCTGGCGCGTCACTGGAAGCCGCTGATTCTTGCCTCGTTCGCCTCGATTGCGGCCCCGGCGCTCGGCTACCTCGTGCTCGTGTACATGATCACCTACGGCACGACGCAGCTCGAGCTGCCGCAACTGACCATGCTGTGGCTGGTCGTCGGCGGCGCCGCGTGGTGGACGATCGTGATCGGGCTTTCGGCGCAACTCGCCGACAAGATCGGCCGGAAACCGGTCTTCGCGGGTGGCGCCCTCCTCGTGATCGTCACGGCCTTCCCCTTCTTCTGGCTCGTCGACACGGGGAGCCCTGGCCTCATCCTGGTCGCGTTCCTGCTGGCGACGACGGCCGTCGGCGGCATGGCGGGGCCCCAGGCCGCGCTGGTCGCGTCGCTCTTCCCGTCGAGCGTGCGCTACAGCGGGGCATCGACCGCGTACCAGGTCGGATCGATCCTTGGCGGGGCCATCGCGCCGCTCGTCGCCACGGCGCTCCTCGAGTGGTCGGGAACGTCCATGTCGATCGCGACGTACATGGCGGTGATCGGGCTGGTGAGCTTCGTGGCGATCCTCTTCGTCCGGAACGGAGCGATGCGCAGCTTCGATGACGACGAGGTGGCGGTGCCGGCGATGACCGACGCGCGCGCGTAG
- a CDS encoding fatty acid desaturase family protein, which translates to MRTTYAGTDEIPRLANAYTSVAQVVRESGLMRRARGFYLGVGIVLTLALGGIGAGFVLLGDSWLQLLMAAALGIVFTQAAFLAHEASHGQIMATGPANKRLARILGGVIGMSMSWWDDKHNAHHRNPNRVGRDPDIEVDTISFLAEDAARSKGLLAVITRRQGWLFFPLLMFEGLNLHFLSIKHLVSREPRPGRWIELGLIAAHFAILLIPVFLMLPLGMAFAFIGVQMAVFGVYMGASFAPNHKGMPIIAPDAKLDFFSKQVRTSRNISGGWWATAMYGGLNHQVEHHLFPAMARPHLARAREIVRDYCQSNNVPYTETTVLQSYAIVIRYLNEVGLSARDPWACPMSAQLR; encoded by the coding sequence GTGCGGACCACCTACGCCGGCACCGACGAGATTCCTCGTTTGGCCAATGCGTACACATCCGTCGCGCAGGTCGTGCGCGAATCCGGCCTCATGCGTCGCGCCCGTGGCTTCTACCTCGGGGTCGGCATCGTGCTCACGCTCGCGCTGGGCGGCATCGGCGCCGGCTTCGTGCTGCTGGGCGACAGCTGGCTGCAACTTCTCATGGCCGCCGCGCTCGGCATCGTCTTCACGCAGGCCGCGTTTCTGGCGCACGAGGCGTCGCACGGGCAGATCATGGCCACAGGGCCTGCCAACAAGCGACTCGCGCGAATCCTCGGCGGCGTGATCGGCATGAGCATGTCGTGGTGGGACGACAAGCACAACGCGCACCACCGCAATCCGAACCGCGTTGGCCGCGACCCCGATATCGAGGTCGACACGATCTCGTTCCTCGCCGAAGACGCGGCGCGCTCGAAGGGCCTGCTCGCCGTGATCACGCGGCGCCAGGGCTGGCTGTTCTTCCCTCTGTTGATGTTCGAGGGGCTCAACCTGCACTTCCTGAGCATCAAGCACCTCGTGTCCCGTGAGCCGCGGCCCGGCCGGTGGATCGAGCTCGGGCTCATCGCCGCGCACTTCGCGATCCTGCTCATCCCCGTCTTCCTCATGCTGCCGCTCGGCATGGCCTTCGCCTTCATCGGCGTGCAGATGGCCGTGTTCGGCGTGTACATGGGCGCCTCATTCGCCCCCAACCACAAGGGCATGCCCATCATCGCGCCCGACGCCAAGCTCGACTTCTTCTCGAAGCAGGTGCGCACGTCGCGCAACATCTCGGGAGGCTGGTGGGCCACCGCAATGTACGGCGGGCTCAATCACCAGGTCGAGCATCACCTCTTCCCGGCTATGGCCCGGCCTCACCTCGCGCGCGCCAGAGAGATTGTGCGCGACTACTGCCAGAGCAACAACGTGCCGTACACCGAGACGACGGTGCTGCAGTCATACGCCATCGTGATCCGCTACCTCAACGAGGTGGGGCTCTCCGCCCGCGATCCGTGGGCATGTCCCATGTCGGCCCAGCTGCGCTAG
- a CDS encoding phosphoribosylanthranilate isomerase, giving the protein MNTALADRRLDARSQAGGVYVKICGLDTADNARVAVEAGADAIGVVMSASSSRGLDAARARRIVDAVGDAADTVLVTNDLGAREAAEVASRLGVTVLQLHGPAYSEASYREALHVMPRVWRATSLADAPSLQVGAHGEEALLLDAATPGSGETWDVAALDGSAIDGPWLLAGGLTPANVAAAIEVANPWGVDVSSGVESSRAVKDPGLIREFIGAAKHLQLR; this is encoded by the coding sequence ATGAACACCGCCCTCGCCGACCGTCGACTCGACGCACGATCACAGGCAGGTGGCGTGTACGTCAAGATCTGCGGGCTCGATACGGCCGACAACGCTCGGGTCGCTGTCGAGGCGGGCGCTGACGCGATCGGCGTGGTCATGAGCGCCTCGAGCAGCCGCGGCCTCGACGCGGCACGGGCCCGCCGGATCGTCGACGCCGTCGGCGACGCCGCCGACACCGTCCTCGTCACGAACGATCTCGGCGCTCGCGAGGCCGCCGAGGTCGCCTCTCGGCTCGGCGTCACCGTGCTCCAGCTCCACGGCCCGGCGTACAGCGAGGCGTCGTATCGAGAGGCCCTGCACGTCATGCCGCGGGTGTGGCGCGCGACGTCGCTCGCCGACGCTCCCAGTCTGCAGGTCGGAGCGCACGGCGAGGAGGCCCTGCTGTTGGACGCCGCCACGCCCGGCTCGGGCGAGACCTGGGATGTGGCCGCGCTCGACGGCTCGGCCATCGACGGGCCGTGGCTGCTGGCCGGCGGCCTCACCCCCGCCAACGTGGCAGCAGCGATCGAGGTCGCGAACCCGTGGGGCGTCGACGTGTCGTCCGGCGTCGAGTCGAGCCGAGCCGTCAAGGACCCGGGCCTCATCCGCGAGTTCATCGGCGCCGCGAAACACCTGCAGCTCAGGTGA